A section of the Leminorella richardii genome encodes:
- the glyQ gene encoding glycine--tRNA ligase subunit alpha, with the protein MQKFDTKTFQGLILTLQDYWSRQGCTIVQPLDMEVGAGTSHPITCLRALGPEPIAAAYVQPSRRPTDGRYGENPNRLQHYYQFQVIIKPSPDNIQELYLGSLRELGLDPTVHDIRFVEDNWENPTLGAWGLGWEVWLNGMEVTQFTYFQQVGGLECKPVTGEITYGLERLAMYIQGVDSVYDLTWSDGPFGKTTYGDIYHQNEVEQSTYNFEYADTDFLFSCFEQYEKEAQRLLALETPLPLPAYERILKAAHSFNLLDARKAISVTERQRYILRIRTLTKAVAEAYYASREALGFPMCHSSSDKKKV; encoded by the coding sequence ATGCAGAAGTTTGATACTAAAACCTTTCAGGGATTAATCCTGACGCTACAGGATTATTGGTCGCGTCAAGGCTGTACCATCGTTCAACCACTTGATATGGAAGTGGGCGCCGGTACGTCTCACCCAATAACCTGCCTGCGGGCGCTCGGCCCTGAGCCGATCGCAGCCGCCTACGTTCAGCCATCGCGTCGCCCGACTGACGGCCGCTACGGCGAGAACCCTAACCGCCTGCAGCACTACTATCAGTTTCAGGTGATCATCAAGCCTTCGCCGGACAACATTCAGGAGCTTTATCTGGGCTCGCTGAGAGAGCTGGGGCTGGATCCTACTGTGCACGATATCCGGTTTGTTGAAGACAACTGGGAAAACCCGACGCTGGGCGCATGGGGGCTGGGTTGGGAAGTTTGGCTGAACGGTATGGAAGTGACTCAGTTTACCTACTTCCAGCAGGTGGGCGGTCTGGAGTGTAAGCCGGTTACCGGTGAGATCACCTACGGCCTTGAGCGCCTAGCGATGTACATTCAGGGCGTTGACAGCGTTTACGATCTGACCTGGAGCGACGGTCCGTTTGGTAAAACGACCTACGGCGACATCTACCACCAGAACGAAGTTGAGCAGTCGACTTACAACTTTGAGTATGCGGACACCGACTTCCTGTTCAGCTGCTTTGAGCAGTATGAAAAAGAGGCTCAGCGCCTGTTAGCGCTAGAAACGCCTCTGCCTTTGCCTGCCTATGAGCGCATTCTGAAAGCAGCGCACAGCTTTAACCTGCTGGACGCGCGCAAGGCGATCTCCGTGACGGAGCGCCAGCGCTATATTCTGCGCATTCGCACGCTGACCAAGGCCGTCGCCGAGGCTTACTATGCGTCCCGCGAGGCGCTGGGCTTCCCAATGTGTCACTCTTCATCAGATAAGAAAAAGGTTTAA
- a CDS encoding DNA-3-methyladenine glycosylase I: MQRCTWVNQDPLYIAYHDDEWGVPVHDSQKLFEKLCLEGQQAGLSWITVLKKRETYRQCFHQFDPHKVAAMTEADVDRLMQNPGLIRHRGKLEAIINNAKIYLDMEKNGESFADFIWSFVNHAPIVNHFSLNGENTLPASTPTSDAMAKALKKRGFKFVGTTICYAYMQSMGLVNDHMIECFCHPDNRS, translated from the coding sequence ATGCAACGCTGCACCTGGGTCAATCAGGATCCTCTTTACATCGCCTACCACGACGACGAGTGGGGCGTTCCCGTCCACGATAGTCAGAAGCTGTTTGAAAAACTCTGTCTGGAAGGCCAGCAGGCCGGCCTGTCTTGGATTACGGTGCTGAAAAAGCGCGAAACCTACCGCCAGTGCTTCCACCAGTTCGATCCCCACAAGGTGGCCGCCATGACGGAGGCTGATGTTGATCGCCTGATGCAAAATCCCGGCCTTATTCGCCATCGAGGTAAGCTGGAAGCGATTATCAACAACGCCAAAATCTACCTGGATATGGAAAAAAATGGCGAAAGCTTCGCTGATTTTATCTGGTCTTTCGTCAATCACGCGCCGATCGTTAACCATTTCTCACTCAACGGAGAAAACACGCTCCCCGCCTCAACGCCAACGTCAGACGCCATGGCTAAGGCGCTCAAAAAGCGCGGCTTCAAGTTTGTTGGCACCACCATTTGCTACGCCTACATGCAGTCAATGGGGCTGGTGAATGACCACATGATTGAGTGTTTCTGCCACCCGGACAACCGCTCGTGA